A single Brevundimonas sp. M20 DNA region contains:
- a CDS encoding aspartate kinase, whose translation MTRTDSQRLVMKFGGTSMGDLERIRRAARIVAAEAASGKKIAVVVSAMAGKTNELVAWTDGAGRPAAGIEMSDDEYDVVVASGEQVTSGLLALTLRNMGLNARSWMGWQIPIITDDAHGRARIEDVPGEVLGAALDTGQIAIVPGFQGVTKDGRITTLGRGGSDTSAVAVAAALECPCDIYTDVDGVYTTDPRIESRARRLEKVSYEEMLEMASLGAKVLQTRSVELAMAKQVPVRVLSSFIEPDADGVMPDKGGTLICDEEEIVEKRIVSGVTMSRDEARITLLGLSDRVDAPADVFTRLAEANVNVDMIVQSQARTAGTVNLTFTTGRRDAQRAAELMRATQTDIGFEELRVDEDVAKVSVVGVGMRSHAGVAQTMFKALADKGVKFQAISTSEIKISVLIDAAYAELAVRALHSAYGLEAV comes from the coding sequence ATGACGCGGACCGACTCACAGCGACTGGTGATGAAGTTCGGCGGAACGTCGATGGGCGACCTCGAGCGTATCCGTCGCGCCGCCCGTATCGTCGCGGCCGAGGCTGCTTCGGGCAAGAAAATCGCTGTCGTCGTGTCGGCCATGGCGGGAAAGACCAATGAACTGGTCGCCTGGACGGACGGCGCGGGCCGCCCGGCCGCCGGCATCGAGATGTCGGACGACGAGTACGACGTCGTCGTCGCCTCGGGCGAGCAGGTGACCTCTGGCCTGCTGGCCCTGACCCTGCGCAACATGGGCCTCAACGCCCGCAGCTGGATGGGCTGGCAGATTCCCATCATCACCGACGACGCCCACGGCCGCGCCCGCATCGAGGACGTGCCGGGCGAGGTGCTGGGCGCCGCGCTCGACACCGGCCAGATCGCCATCGTCCCCGGCTTCCAGGGTGTGACGAAGGACGGCCGGATCACCACGCTCGGTCGCGGCGGTTCGGACACCTCGGCGGTGGCCGTGGCGGCGGCGCTGGAGTGCCCCTGCGACATCTATACGGACGTCGACGGCGTTTACACGACCGACCCACGCATCGAATCCCGTGCCCGCCGCCTCGAAAAGGTCTCCTATGAGGAGATGCTGGAGATGGCCTCGCTGGGCGCCAAGGTGCTGCAGACCCGCTCGGTCGAACTGGCCATGGCGAAACAGGTCCCTGTCCGGGTTCTGTCCAGCTTTATCGAACCTGACGCCGACGGCGTCATGCCCGACAAGGGCGGAACCCTGATCTGCGACGAGGAGGAGATCGTGGAAAAGCGCATCGTGTCCGGTGTGACCATGAGCCGTGACGAAGCCCGCATCACCCTGCTGGGCCTGTCCGACCGGGTCGACGCGCCCGCCGACGTCTTCACCCGTCTGGCCGAGGCCAATGTGAACGTGGACATGATCGTCCAGTCGCAGGCCCGAACCGCCGGCACCGTCAACCTGACCTTCACCACCGGTCGCCGTGACGCCCAGCGCGCCGCCGAACTGATGCGAGCGACCCAGACCGATATCGGTTTCGAGGAGTTGCGCGTCGATGAGGACGTGGCGAAGGTTTCGGTCGTCGGGGTCGGGATGCGCAGTCATGCGGGCGTCGCCCAGACCATGTTCAAGGCGCTGGCGGACAAGGGTGTGAAGTTCCAGGCCATCTCCACCTCGGAGATCAAGATCAGTGTTCTGATCGATGCGGCCTATGCTGAGCTCGCGGTTCGTGCGCTTCATTCGGCTTACGGACTGGAAGCCGTCTAG
- a CDS encoding helix-turn-helix domain-containing protein, producing MSGAVSGEGERYEEFEPPAALKPFVRVIWTYADPDPAPVVQRIAPDGCPELIFDIGSPYEEQDEDGAWRIQPAAIFAGQMTRPLALRPVGPTELVAIRFEPDGARDWLGRSLDSATDRRLDMTDRLAGFTAPAGDPAGQAEAFVRWLDARRSRSDWRIDPVVRDEIGLAATDQPSPARSPADRRALQRRFADRVGVSPRMLRSIFRFRRVFDHAAHPGRPGAESWLGAGLEAGYFDQPQMARDFRRFLGCTATEWAREQQALARAIASQTYKPDTDHPA from the coding sequence ATGTCCGGGGCCGTGTCGGGGGAGGGGGAGCGCTATGAGGAGTTCGAACCGCCCGCGGCCCTCAAGCCCTTTGTGCGCGTCATCTGGACCTATGCCGACCCTGATCCCGCGCCGGTGGTCCAGCGGATCGCGCCGGATGGCTGTCCGGAGCTGATCTTCGACATCGGCTCCCCTTATGAGGAACAGGACGAGGACGGAGCCTGGCGGATTCAGCCCGCCGCCATCTTCGCCGGCCAGATGACGCGCCCTCTCGCACTGCGCCCTGTCGGGCCGACCGAGCTTGTGGCGATCCGGTTTGAACCGGACGGCGCCCGCGATTGGCTGGGCCGGTCTCTCGACAGCGCGACGGACAGACGGCTCGACATGACGGACCGCCTGGCGGGGTTCACCGCTCCCGCCGGAGACCCGGCCGGGCAGGCCGAGGCGTTCGTCCGATGGCTGGATGCACGACGGTCGCGGTCCGATTGGCGGATTGATCCTGTCGTCCGTGATGAGATCGGCCTTGCCGCGACGGACCAGCCTTCACCGGCGCGCTCGCCGGCTGACCGGCGCGCCCTCCAGCGCCGCTTCGCCGACCGGGTCGGGGTCTCGCCCCGCATGCTGCGGTCCATCTTCCGGTTCCGCCGGGTGTTCGATCACGCCGCCCATCCCGGCAGGCCCGGGGCCGAGAGCTGGCTCGGCGCAGGATTGGAAGCCGGATATTTCGACCAGCCCCAGATGGCCCGCGACTTCCGCCGCTTTCTCGGCTGCACCGCCACCGAATGGGCGCGGGAGCAGCAGGCGCTGGCCCGCGCCATCGCGTCGCAAACCTACAAGCCGGATACCGACCACCCGGCCTAG
- a CDS encoding DUF6265 family protein — translation MLTALTMTAAVLSPQADLRPDLGWMAGYWLSCDGGREVAETWSPPRLGLMAGSSITVRDGRVGWELARIAPTGPAPDAPFGYFAIPEGQAPTTFPVLESGPNRVVFEQAAHDFPKRVIYERDGDMLNARIEGEIDGQTRTIRWRFHKAEFNSNCPA, via the coding sequence ATGCTGACCGCCCTGACGATGACCGCCGCCGTCCTGAGCCCGCAGGCCGATTTGCGCCCGGATCTCGGCTGGATGGCGGGCTACTGGCTGTCCTGTGACGGCGGGCGTGAGGTGGCGGAGACCTGGAGCCCGCCGCGTCTGGGGCTGATGGCCGGAAGCTCGATCACTGTCCGCGATGGTCGCGTCGGCTGGGAGCTGGCCCGCATCGCCCCGACCGGCCCGGCGCCGGATGCGCCCTTCGGCTATTTCGCCATCCCCGAGGGACAGGCGCCGACAACCTTCCCGGTCCTCGAGTCCGGCCCGAACCGGGTGGTCTTCGAGCAGGCCGCCCACGACTTCCCCAAACGGGTCATCTATGAACGCGACGGCGATATGCTGAACGCCCGGATCGAGGGCGAGATTGACGGACAGACGAGGACCATCCGGTGGCGGTTCCACAAGGCGGAATTCAACAGCAACTGCCCCGCCTGA
- the grxC gene encoding glutaredoxin 3, with amino-acid sequence MAEVVIYTKPGCPYCAMAEALLTKKGVDYTEIVASNDPEKKQEMIQRSKGRMTFPQIFINDQHIGGSDDLHALDRKGGLDPLLAA; translated from the coding sequence TTGGCCGAAGTCGTCATCTACACCAAGCCCGGTTGCCCCTACTGCGCTATGGCGGAAGCCTTGCTGACGAAAAAGGGCGTGGACTACACCGAGATCGTCGCGTCGAACGATCCGGAGAAGAAGCAGGAGATGATCCAGCGCTCGAAGGGCCGGATGACCTTCCCGCAGATTTTCATCAACGACCAGCACATCGGCGGTTCGGACGATCTGCACGCGCTTGACCGCAAGGGCGGGCTGGACCCATTGCTGGCCGCATGA
- a CDS encoding carbon-nitrogen hydrolase family protein, producing the protein MTTLPVALVQTRTPASPAAAFAHVEPLIRQAAQGGAQLILTPEATNFLIRDKDAREAVLTTDDRDEVVVRLRDLAKDLGVWLLIGSAIVKSGHAGDERAANRSLLIDDQGEVVATYDKLHVYDVDLPTGERWRESATVRPGDGAVVAPTPWGGLGLTICYDIRFPQLHRALAKAGASMIAVPAAFTVPTGEAHWEILLRARAIESGAYILAPAQAGEHEDGRMTWGRSTIVAPWGEVIAKLDNDEPGVLFATLDFDAVETARNAVPQLTHDRVFAPPSPIPA; encoded by the coding sequence ATGACCACGCTTCCCGTCGCCCTTGTCCAGACCCGCACCCCGGCTTCTCCGGCGGCGGCCTTCGCCCATGTCGAGCCCCTGATCCGTCAGGCGGCGCAGGGCGGGGCGCAGCTGATCCTGACGCCCGAGGCCACCAACTTCCTGATCCGGGACAAGGACGCCCGCGAGGCTGTCCTGACGACGGATGACCGGGACGAGGTGGTCGTCCGATTGCGCGATCTGGCGAAGGACCTGGGGGTCTGGCTGCTGATCGGCTCTGCCATTGTGAAGTCAGGCCACGCAGGCGACGAGCGCGCCGCCAATCGCTCCCTGCTGATTGATGATCAGGGCGAGGTGGTCGCGACCTATGACAAGCTGCACGTCTATGACGTCGACCTGCCGACCGGCGAGCGCTGGCGCGAAAGCGCGACGGTGCGGCCCGGCGACGGTGCGGTTGTGGCTCCGACGCCGTGGGGCGGGCTGGGCCTGACCATCTGCTACGACATCCGCTTCCCGCAGCTGCATCGGGCGCTGGCCAAGGCCGGGGCCTCCATGATCGCCGTCCCCGCCGCCTTCACCGTTCCGACGGGCGAGGCGCATTGGGAAATCCTGCTGCGCGCCCGCGCCATCGAGAGCGGCGCCTACATCCTCGCCCCGGCGCAGGCGGGGGAGCATGAGGATGGTCGCATGACGTGGGGGCGTTCCACCATTGTCGCGCCCTGGGGCGAGGTAATCGCCAAACTCGATAATGACGAGCCCGGCGTCCTGTTCGCCACCCTGGACTTCGATGCGGTCGAAACAGCGCGCAATGCCGTGCCGCAGTTGACCCACGACCGCGTGTTCGCGCCCCCGTCCCCGATCCCTGCATGA
- a CDS encoding GNAT family N-acetyltransferase, whose amino-acid sequence MAVPQGGIQQQLPRLTWRPMTVADLDAVAAIAVIGFPDHFEGRDLFENRLSLNPSGCFVLADGPGEPKGYMVAYPWRPDSAPALNTLLGGVPSDASVMYLHDLALHPDARGGGYPGVVVEQLAAASKAAGWPAVALVAVNDAAPFWARHGFVVRETPEMAAKLASYGSDARYMVRPL is encoded by the coding sequence GTGGCGGTTCCACAAGGCGGAATTCAACAGCAACTGCCCCGCCTGACCTGGCGGCCGATGACGGTGGCCGACCTCGATGCGGTCGCCGCCATCGCCGTGATCGGCTTTCCGGATCATTTCGAGGGTCGCGATCTGTTCGAGAACCGACTTTCCCTGAACCCGTCCGGCTGTTTCGTGCTGGCGGACGGACCGGGAGAACCGAAGGGCTATATGGTCGCCTATCCATGGCGACCGGACAGCGCGCCCGCCCTCAACACCCTGCTTGGGGGCGTCCCGTCGGACGCCTCGGTCATGTATCTGCACGACCTGGCCCTGCATCCCGACGCCCGCGGCGGCGGCTATCCGGGAGTGGTCGTCGAACAACTGGCGGCGGCGTCCAAGGCGGCGGGCTGGCCCGCGGTGGCGCTGGTCGCGGTCAATGACGCCGCGCCCTTCTGGGCGCGCCACGGTTTTGTCGTGCGCGAGACGCCGGAGATGGCGGCCAAGCTGGCCTCCTATGGCTCCGACGCCCGCTACATGGTGCGCCCGCTTTAG
- a CDS encoding Flp family type IVb pilin has translation MRRFLTRFRRDERGATSIEYGLIIALIFLVILSALTVFGGTTSGLFNTAMNAIRTGMGG, from the coding sequence ATGAGACGTTTCCTCACCCGCTTCCGGCGCGACGAGCGTGGCGCGACCTCGATTGAGTACGGCCTGATCATCGCACTGATCTTTCTGGTCATCCTGTCGGCCCTGACCGTCTTCGGCGGGACCACCAGCGGGCTGTTCAACACCGCAATGAACGCCATCCGCACCGGGATGGGCGGCTGA
- a CDS encoding DUF1178 family protein, whose protein sequence is MIRYALICDGSHGFEAWFGSSSDYDDQAARGLVECPMCGSRAVSKQIMAPSVSGTRKSAPAADMQAKMRTMMMEAAREVRSHVERNFDYVGDAFAREARDIHEGRSEKREIYGEATPADVKKLRDDGVPVAPLPDIPPDKSGVH, encoded by the coding sequence ATGATCCGCTACGCCCTGATCTGTGACGGGAGCCACGGGTTCGAGGCGTGGTTCGGATCGTCTTCGGACTATGACGATCAGGCCGCGCGGGGACTGGTCGAATGCCCGATGTGCGGCTCGCGCGCGGTGTCCAAACAGATCATGGCGCCGTCGGTGTCCGGCACGAGGAAGTCCGCGCCCGCCGCGGACATGCAGGCGAAGATGCGAACCATGATGATGGAGGCGGCCCGCGAGGTGCGCAGCCACGTCGAGCGGAATTTCGACTACGTGGGCGACGCCTTCGCGCGCGAAGCCCGCGACATCCATGAAGGCCGGTCCGAGAAGCGCGAAATCTATGGCGAGGCGACCCCCGCCGATGTGAAGAAGCTGCGCGACGACGGGGTCCCGGTCGCGCCGCTCCCTGACATCCCGCCGGACAAGTCCGGAGTTCACTGA
- a CDS encoding methyltransferase domain-containing protein — MSPSSGPPVIFDSLRRTARLERSEKLFSGADFLHARAAQTAVDSLDALLRDWPEVADLSAQPGSFAAALTDAHAAARVGPVKITGNLAERAAPGAGPLDLPDQSQDLIVSLMSLHWANDLPGALSQIRRALKPDGLFVGTLLGAGTLKELRAVLTEAELEHRGGAQARVSPFADGFDGAALLQRAGFALPVSDVDRLTVRYSDLFALIRDLRAMGETNVLAGNGRPLTRGIIARAAQLYSEKFGEPDGRIPATFEIVHLAGWAPHDSQQKPLPRGSAKMRLADALGVKEQTGED, encoded by the coding sequence ATGAGCCCCTCCTCCGGTCCCCCCGTCATCTTCGACAGCCTGCGCCGAACGGCAAGGCTTGAGCGCAGCGAAAAGTTGTTTTCCGGCGCCGATTTCCTTCATGCCCGCGCCGCCCAGACCGCTGTCGACAGTCTGGACGCCCTTCTGCGCGACTGGCCGGAGGTGGCGGACCTGTCCGCCCAGCCGGGTTCGTTCGCCGCGGCCCTGACGGACGCCCATGCGGCCGCACGGGTCGGACCGGTCAAGATCACGGGTAATCTGGCGGAGCGCGCCGCGCCGGGCGCGGGGCCGCTGGACCTGCCGGACCAGTCGCAGGACCTGATCGTCAGCCTGATGAGCCTGCACTGGGCCAATGACCTGCCTGGCGCTCTGAGCCAGATCCGGCGGGCGCTGAAGCCGGACGGTCTGTTCGTCGGCACCCTGCTGGGCGCGGGCACGCTCAAGGAGTTGCGCGCGGTCCTGACCGAGGCGGAGCTGGAACACCGCGGCGGGGCGCAGGCCCGGGTCTCGCCCTTCGCGGACGGATTTGACGGCGCGGCCCTGCTGCAGCGGGCCGGGTTCGCCCTGCCGGTCTCGGACGTGGATCGCCTGACCGTGCGCTATTCGGACCTGTTCGCCCTGATCCGCGACCTGCGCGCCATGGGCGAGACCAATGTATTGGCCGGAAACGGCCGACCGCTGACGCGCGGCATCATCGCCCGCGCCGCGCAGCTGTACTCGGAAAAGTTCGGAGAGCCGGACGGCCGCATCCCGGCGACCTTCGAGATCGTGCACCTGGCCGGCTGGGCGCCCCACGACAGCCAGCAGAAGCCTCTGCCTCGCGGCTCGGCGAAGATGCGACTGGCGGATGCGCTGGGCGTGAAGGAGCAGACCGGCGAGGACTGA
- a CDS encoding ComF family protein: MSLQDGVWRARWEAATGIGRRIGRGMADVLLPPLAHDSPEATASAGLTPDAWSRVVFLEDPVCDGCGAAFEMDGGAFASERCAACLAQPYAFTRARAACLYDEASRGLILKFKHGDHQPFAPLFARWISRAAAPLLEETDVVMPVPLHRWRLLARRFNQAAEVARPLARVAGLDYLPDALIRQTHTTSQGGKSARGRRLNVKKAFAVTPVGARRIKGRRVLLVDDVLTTGATAEACARALLQAGARAVDLAVIARVRTVRELTM, translated from the coding sequence ATGAGCCTTCAGGATGGGGTCTGGAGGGCGCGTTGGGAAGCGGCGACCGGCATCGGGCGTCGGATCGGCCGTGGAATGGCGGACGTTCTGCTGCCGCCGCTGGCCCATGACAGCCCGGAAGCCACCGCCTCGGCGGGGCTGACGCCGGACGCCTGGAGCCGGGTGGTGTTTCTCGAAGACCCGGTCTGTGATGGCTGCGGAGCCGCCTTCGAGATGGATGGCGGGGCCTTCGCGTCCGAGCGGTGCGCGGCCTGTCTGGCCCAGCCCTACGCCTTCACCCGGGCGCGGGCGGCCTGCCTGTATGACGAGGCGTCACGGGGACTTATCCTGAAGTTCAAACATGGAGATCATCAGCCGTTCGCGCCCCTGTTCGCCCGATGGATCAGCCGCGCCGCCGCCCCCTTGCTGGAGGAGACGGACGTGGTCATGCCGGTGCCCCTGCATCGCTGGCGGCTGTTGGCGCGTCGCTTCAATCAGGCGGCGGAGGTGGCGCGCCCGCTGGCTCGTGTCGCCGGGCTCGACTATCTGCCCGACGCCCTGATCCGGCAGACGCATACGACCAGCCAGGGCGGCAAGTCCGCGCGGGGCCGCCGTCTGAACGTGAAGAAGGCCTTCGCCGTCACCCCTGTCGGCGCTCGCCGAATCAAGGGGCGGCGCGTCCTTCTGGTGGATGATGTCCTGACCACGGGGGCCACCGCCGAGGCCTGCGCCAGGGCCTTGCTGCAGGCCGGCGCACGCGCGGTCGATCTGGCGGTGATCGCACGCGTGCGAACAGTACGGGAACTGACTATGTAA
- the ubiG gene encoding bifunctional 2-polyprenyl-6-hydroxyphenol methylase/3-demethylubiquinol 3-O-methyltransferase UbiG has product MAASNGTVSARKPQSGAEFHDQAEGPSIDPADVARFSAQAAEWWDARGPFAPLHRFNPARLAFVRDRVAERFGRDPKRREAFAGLTLLDVGCGGGLIAEPMRRLGFEVTAADASSENIGTARAHAEQSGLDITYRAATVEQLETEGAGPFDVVLTMEVIEHVADPEAFVRACSRLVKPGGIMIVATLNRTLKALALGKFAAEYVLRWVPAGTHDWNQFLKPDEIRAMLADEPLTVTGPFGLAFNPLTARWSEGDSDINYMMVATRD; this is encoded by the coding sequence ATGGCTGCTTCTAACGGCACGGTATCGGCGCGCAAACCCCAAAGCGGGGCGGAATTCCACGATCAGGCGGAAGGACCGTCGATCGACCCCGCCGACGTGGCCCGCTTTTCCGCCCAGGCCGCCGAATGGTGGGACGCGCGCGGCCCCTTCGCGCCGCTGCACCGCTTCAATCCCGCGCGGCTGGCGTTCGTGCGCGACCGGGTCGCCGAACGGTTCGGGCGCGACCCGAAGCGGCGCGAGGCCTTCGCCGGGCTGACCCTTCTGGACGTCGGCTGCGGCGGCGGCCTGATCGCCGAGCCCATGCGCCGCCTCGGCTTTGAGGTGACGGCGGCGGACGCCTCCAGCGAGAACATCGGCACTGCCCGCGCCCACGCGGAGCAGTCGGGCCTCGACATCACCTATCGCGCCGCGACAGTGGAGCAACTTGAAACCGAAGGCGCGGGTCCGTTCGACGTGGTCCTGACCATGGAGGTGATCGAGCATGTCGCCGATCCGGAGGCCTTCGTGCGCGCCTGCTCGCGGCTGGTCAAACCGGGCGGCATCATGATCGTCGCCACCCTGAACCGAACCCTGAAGGCGCTGGCGCTGGGCAAGTTCGCGGCTGAATATGTGCTGCGCTGGGTGCCCGCCGGAACCCATGACTGGAACCAGTTCCTGAAGCCGGACGAAATCCGCGCCATGCTGGCGGACGAGCCCCTGACCGTCACCGGCCCGTTCGGACTAGCGTTCAACCCGCTCACTGCCCGGTGGAGCGAGGGCGATTCCGACATCAACTACATGATGGTCGCCACGCGGGACTGA
- the ptsP gene encoding phosphoenolpyruvate--protein phosphotransferase, whose product MAGAAPAQERLDTVVRIIAQSMVAEVCSIYLRRASGELELFATQGLKPDAVHNTRLRPGEGLVGEVARSAGPISLSDAPSHPSFSYRPETGEDPYHAFLGAPLLRGGRAIGVLVVQNRSERRYDEDEVEDIQTIAMVLAETVASGELLGQEELRDIEVAPHRPERLKGQRFAEGLAFGHVVLHEAPVAPENLLAENQQVEEIRLREALIGLKANIDAMLEGGQGKLAGQSFEVLETYRMFADDRGWNRSLEEAVRTGLTAEAAVDRVRNEHRARFAKARDPYIKERLHDFEDLANRLLRVLAGDSPGTRDLPDDAILVARNLGPADLLEYPRNKLRGLLLEEGSAASHAAIVARALGIPCVGRLQGLRDRLSEGDLVIADGETGEAYLRPRPDMLSAVQSRMEVRNQRQAEFAKLRDVPAVTADGQRISLLTNAGLAVDLENLDATGAEGIGLFRTEFQFMVSEELPRLDSQTALYRLVLDTAGDRPVTFRTLDIGGDKVLPYLETEREENPALGRRAIRLGLDRPAMLRLQLRALLGAAAGRELRVMFPMIATVDEFRAARELVDIECDWARRRGRELPALLRVGAMIECPSLLWHLDALLPLTDFVSIGSNDLFQYMFAADRTNPLVSDRYDPLSPPALRALAEIQKKCADTGTPVSVCGELAGRPLEAFALLALGFTRLSAPAGGVGPVKRMILSTDLAAAHRGMTSLLGSSSGSVRGELETLARKLNVQI is encoded by the coding sequence ATGGCGGGGGCCGCGCCGGCTCAGGAACGGCTCGACACCGTGGTGCGCATCATCGCCCAGTCGATGGTCGCCGAGGTGTGCTCCATCTATCTGCGCCGGGCGTCGGGCGAGCTGGAGCTGTTCGCCACCCAGGGTCTGAAGCCGGACGCTGTCCACAACACCCGCCTTCGCCCCGGCGAGGGCCTGGTGGGCGAGGTCGCCCGCAGCGCCGGTCCGATCAGCCTGTCGGACGCGCCGTCGCATCCCAGCTTCTCCTATCGTCCGGAAACGGGCGAAGACCCCTACCACGCCTTCCTCGGCGCGCCCCTGCTGCGCGGTGGTCGCGCCATCGGCGTTCTGGTCGTCCAGAACCGGTCCGAGCGCCGCTACGACGAGGACGAGGTCGAGGACATCCAGACCATCGCCATGGTGCTGGCCGAGACCGTGGCTTCCGGCGAGCTGCTGGGTCAGGAAGAGTTGCGCGACATCGAGGTCGCCCCGCACCGTCCGGAGCGCCTCAAGGGGCAGCGGTTCGCCGAAGGTCTGGCCTTCGGTCATGTCGTCCTGCACGAGGCGCCGGTCGCGCCCGAAAACCTTCTCGCCGAGAACCAGCAGGTCGAGGAAATCCGCCTGCGCGAGGCCCTGATCGGGTTGAAGGCCAATATCGACGCCATGCTGGAGGGCGGGCAGGGCAAGCTGGCGGGCCAGTCATTCGAGGTGCTGGAAACCTACCGGATGTTCGCCGACGACCGGGGCTGGAACCGGTCGCTGGAAGAGGCCGTCCGCACCGGCCTGACCGCCGAGGCTGCCGTTGACCGGGTTCGCAACGAGCACCGCGCCCGCTTCGCCAAGGCCCGCGACCCTTACATCAAGGAACGGCTGCACGATTTCGAGGATCTGGCCAACCGTCTGCTGCGTGTGCTGGCGGGCGACAGCCCGGGCACGCGCGACCTGCCGGACGACGCCATTCTGGTGGCCCGCAACCTCGGTCCGGCGGACTTGCTCGAATATCCGCGCAACAAGCTGAGAGGCTTGCTGCTGGAAGAAGGTTCAGCGGCCAGTCACGCGGCCATCGTCGCCCGCGCGCTCGGCATCCCCTGCGTCGGCCGCCTGCAGGGGCTGCGGGATCGCCTGTCGGAGGGCGATCTGGTCATCGCCGACGGCGAGACCGGCGAGGCCTATCTGCGCCCGCGTCCCGACATGCTGTCGGCGGTCCAGTCGCGGATGGAGGTCCGCAACCAGAGGCAGGCCGAGTTCGCCAAGCTGCGCGATGTGCCCGCCGTCACCGCCGACGGCCAGCGGATCAGCCTGCTGACCAATGCCGGTCTGGCTGTCGATCTGGAAAATCTTGATGCAACCGGCGCGGAGGGCATCGGCCTGTTCCGCACCGAGTTCCAGTTCATGGTCTCGGAAGAACTGCCGCGTCTGGACAGCCAGACCGCCCTTTATCGGCTGGTGCTCGACACGGCGGGCGACCGCCCGGTCACCTTCCGCACCCTCGACATCGGCGGCGACAAGGTTCTGCCCTATCTGGAGACCGAGCGGGAAGAGAACCCGGCGCTCGGCCGTCGCGCCATCCGTCTGGGTCTGGACCGGCCGGCCATGCTTCGCCTGCAGCTCAGGGCGCTTCTGGGCGCCGCCGCCGGGCGCGAATTGCGCGTGATGTTCCCGATGATCGCCACGGTCGACGAGTTCCGCGCCGCGCGCGAACTGGTCGATATCGAGTGCGACTGGGCGCGGCGACGGGGCCGCGAACTGCCCGCCCTGCTGCGGGTCGGGGCGATGATCGAATGCCCCAGCCTTCTGTGGCACCTGGACGCCCTGTTGCCCCTGACCGATTTCGTCTCGATCGGGTCCAATGACCTGTTCCAGTACATGTTCGCGGCTGACCGCACGAACCCGCTGGTCTCGGATCGGTACGATCCCCTTTCGCCCCCCGCGCTCCGCGCGCTGGCCGAAATCCAGAAGAAATGCGCCGACACCGGCACGCCGGTCTCGGTCTGTGGCGAACTGGCGGGCCGTCCGCTCGAGGCGTTCGCCCTGCTGGCGCTGGGTTTCACCCGTCTTTCGGCCCCGGCCGGGGGTGTGGGACCGGTGAAGCGAATGATCCTGTCCACCGACCTGGCGGCGGCGCATCGGGGCATGACCAGCCTGCTTGGATCATCGTCCGGCTCGGTCCGTGGCGAGCTCGAAACTCTGGCCCGGAAGTTGAACGTACAGATTTGA
- the mutT gene encoding 8-oxo-dGTP diphosphatase MutT produces MSEGVKTVLVVAVALVDTDGRVLIARRPEGKQLAGLWEFPGGKVEPGERPEAALIRELKEELGIDVNEACLSPFVFTSHGYESFHLLMPLYLCRRWSGVVQAREHSALKWVRPAQLSDYPMPPADEPLIAWLRDLL; encoded by the coding sequence ATGAGCGAGGGCGTGAAAACGGTCCTCGTCGTCGCCGTCGCCCTTGTGGACACTGACGGTCGCGTGCTGATCGCCCGGCGACCCGAGGGCAAGCAGTTGGCCGGGCTCTGGGAATTCCCGGGCGGCAAGGTCGAACCGGGGGAACGGCCGGAGGCCGCGCTGATCCGCGAATTGAAGGAAGAACTGGGCATCGACGTCAACGAGGCCTGTCTCTCGCCGTTCGTGTTTACCAGTCACGGTTACGAGTCCTTTCACCTGTTGATGCCACTGTACCTGTGCCGACGTTGGTCGGGTGTGGTTCAGGCGCGCGAGCATTCGGCCCTGAAATGGGTGCGGCCGGCGCAGTTGTCGGACTACCCCATGCCTCCGGCGGACGAACCTCTGATCGCCTGGCTACGCGATCTGCTCTAG